The window aaaaacttatacaaTGGAAAATTTCCAGATAACAAGTCCAGTTAAATAATTGTTTGTCTCcagaaagataaataaaacgCCCATAAcgtaaagcaaaaaaaaagaaaaaagtgggAAATTATGGATCCAGAAGGCTCCAGAAGGAAGATAGTAGAGACTCTGACTGACTTTAGTGCATAGAATGATTTTaagtatatacataaataacaCATCCGCCACTGACTGATTCAAGTGTCTCCTTTAAACAAACATTGAGATATTAGCTCATGCTTGGCCACAAGGAGCTGAGTTTTGTTGCGAGCTTTGCACTCTTATAGTCCTCCCTCAGTTGAATAAACCTGCACAttattcattttacaactctctcagtttcattatttttctagtTATCTTTATAATCTATCTATCTCCTTACCTTTGCGCGTCTTTGCGGATGCTTGGACTTCCCTCGAACAACGTCGGCAGACTATCTGGAGCAACGATGAAAACATTCGCGATTCTGCACTCACAAATAGTGATTACAAGTTAttacattaacaaaataataataagggaAGTAAAAGTGACGAGAGAGTCTCATGACATGTTTATTACATTCTCAGAAGCTCAAATTTCTCATCCACTGATGGAGCACCGAAGCTTTTAACAAATACTACATACTCGTTTAAGTCACGCTTCAGCTGCAGTCCTCCACTGTCAAACCAAAGTGTTAgtaatcacaaaacaaaaccaagctCTATATTCACAAAGACCTATTCAGGCAATGGATAAGTTTGATTTGATCCGATAAAACATTTATACCAATAGCACCGGTGCGACTACGTCAATCTATGTTTGGTTTATTAGGGTCCTGATCTGATTTACGGTTATGTTGCAGACGTGATTTCAATaaggaaaatagaaagaaaaaaagacatggAGCTGAAATCATACCTGGGATTGAAAGTGAACTTCTGCCAGTGTGTTAGTAGTAGTTTTTCTAACCTATTTCCCTGAGAATAACAAAGAAAACTTCATTCAAATCTAGCATCATTCTTATGatgcagaaaataaatatttggtgATACAAATCATACCAGTTCAGTCAGGAAGGCTTGTTTATTAAGACCTTCTAAGGCAGTGAAGGCTGACTCAAGTACCCGGGAAAGATAAGCCACGACCCTAAACAAGAGAGTGGGATTAGAACTTAAACTAAAAAAGGTGAAGCCTTCAACCAATTAGTGGGAAGGTAGAGTCTCAACTAGACCAACCTCATGCAGGCATTTGTTGGGCGGTGGTCAGGAGCAATCCCATCATCAGGTGATCTATAATCGGTAGACTTCTGCTCAGATGAAAGTAGCCTATCAACCTGAAAAAGGCCATATCGGAAACCTTAAAATGAGTCGAAAGAGAATAATAAACATAACTCTTAAATCTTTTCAGCGTGGACATGGATATGTTCGTATATTACACAAAAAGCAACTAACCTCAGCCATCACAGTTTCAATGCACTGCTGAAGTCCTTTGTAAGCAGCTGCCTCTGCTTTGGACAGAGCAGTTGACATTTCTTCACATGAAGCAGCATGTGCACCATCCACTGGTAGGAGAAGCCGAGATATAGAATTTGCAAAATACTGGAAgagaaaattatatgattagAATATGAGTCAAAACATAGAATTTCCATAGAGAAGACTGGGTCAAACTGTTTCAATATTTCAATGCTTGAGTAGCAGACGCCTTTTCAtatgaaaaaatgaaacaaactgATAACCATAAAAGTCACCCAACATGCCTGCTGAACTATAGCAACACTGCTACCGCAACGCTGCACAGCAACCATGAAGGATTTAAAGCTACTTtcaccagcagcagcagcagcttctGCCTGAGAAATAATCAAGTAAATTCTAAATAACTCCACCAAACAATTGAAACAATGAGCACTTCAAATagtagaaaagagaaagaattaCAGCAGAAGCAGCTGCAGCAGCCACTCTTCTGCTAACGCTTGTGCCCAAAACAAACCTCTCCCTCAATGCTGCAGCTTCAGACAGGCCATCCCTTGCCCGTTCAAGTCCCTCAGTTATGTACACGCTCACCTGCAAGAAGTCATCATTGCATCAGCACAATTTATAGAAATGACTTTAGAATCTTATGAACAGCATACCTGGTCTAGCTGGCAAGTAAATATGGCTTTAACATTGACAGCAAGTGTGGCTGGCTGCacaaagaaatatttatatgatCAGATATACGATCACAGAAAATACAGTTTGCTTACTGCCGGATGTTTCTgcaaaaatcaatattttagattatttcttTGTCAATATCCTATTCCTACATCTTTTCCCAAAATTCAGAGCAACTAACTTATTTTGGAAAAACTTTACTCATAAAGTGCTAAATACGGTAACCTGAGATGAAAACAGTGTGCATCTGGTTATTGCTTCTTCATTCCATCGAACAAACTCAGTCACAACGGTGACCGATAGCTGCTGCTGAGAAGATGATACTGAAGCACCCCTAGAGCGTCCTATTGTCCCGGATGACTCCGAGACTTGATGACTCTCAGCACGTAATTCTTCCATCTGTAGAGAAAAAGTCATATCTAAGCCCTTCACACTAATGCACAAAATAACAACTCCAATCAGAAAATGAGATAATCATATCAAACCTTTGCTTGATATAGTTGTTTTAAGGAGGCCTGCTCATGTTCAGGGTATTCATCCTTGTGCGAGGAAAACAAGGACTCTGTCAAATCTGCACGCTCAATATAAAGAGTTTTAAGCACCAACGAATAAACGAAAGTTtgtatgaaaaaacaaaacttctatCACTCAGAATCACACGAGAAAAAGACCTTCAACATCAAGATCACCGCATCCAACAGCTCGGAGGTCTTTAGCAAGTTCTCGTGTTCTCTCATATGCAACTGCTAACATTCTAAGGTACTAAAGACAAAAATCAAGAGTTAAGTTTCTTATACTAATTCTACTACgagattgaaagaaaaaaaagagagataaggAGGTCTCTACACACTAGTAACAGTCCGCCTTCTTGCACAGATGGGGGACTCATAAGAGAGGGCTTCGCCAAAATTTTGTCAAGAATACCTGTGACACGCTGCTCCAGAACTCTCTACATAAAGTACACGAAGAGTCAGTATCCATACGCCGGGTTAACACTACGGTGTCCAAATTATCGGTGCCAATTACCTGAACTAAGATTGCCATAACTTCATTTGGAGCAGGGAAAACAGCTGTAATGGTCGCTGCTTCTTTGCGTACAGTGTCTACACATGAGAAGTAACAAAAGTTATGAATCGGCATAAAAGCATGTTTCAAGTATTACATCCAGATCAATGACAATTCTTCAGACCTGTAATTTCCTTGTATAAAGCAGAAAGTCCACGGGCAACATTGCTAGGACTAGGCTGAGAACCATGGTCACCAAGAACCAACCTAATGTCTGAATTCATGACTTCCACATCAATAAACATTGGCCGTGTAGCCACATAGTGTTGCATAGCACTTGTACCCCTGTTAAactgaaaatgaagaagaagaaaaactgaGCATCAAGGAGACCTAGACCATTCCTTATGTGATAGCCTTAGAATTAACAAGTATGTAACCACAAGATACGTAAGAAAGGCCTTCGCTCAgtatataagataaaataacAGGTTTTCCTACTGAACTGTAAAGGCGCATGCAGCAGAATAAAGTATTCACCTGTGACAAAATTTTAGCACATTCTGACATGGTGGATAGATCTCTCCGCTGTGATGCAGCatcaaaacgagataaaagccTATTCTCCAATTCTACAAAATCATACTCAAATGTCACAAAGAGGAAGTGGAACATACAATAATCCTCTTCAGTAAATATACAGAAAACACAGTAAAGATGAATTTGTTTACCATTACAGTAATCTTGAAGATTAGCAACTGCAACTTCCAGTCCTCGGCCAGGGGTTGCATTTCCTGCAGCTGTACCCGCACCTTGTCTTCCAATATCTTCCTCAGCAAAGGATCCTGATATTGACAAAGAGGGCATGATAATACATTGCAGCCTAATTGAACAGTAAACTTCCATTGTTCGGCAAACAAGCGAGttaatagatttaaaaaaattctgacaCTTTAGACAGATTCCAAGAAACATATCATCATACGTAATTTCTGAGCAATAGAAGCAGCCTCAGCTACGCGGCTATCATCAGAGAACAAAGCGGAAAGCTCCATAAGATCCCCTGGGCTGCCGTTGAACTCCATTAGGTACTGCATTTGTTGAACAAGGATTACTTTAAGCATTCATCTAACTAAATATGCGACCAACTTTCCAATAGTGATGCACTCTTACCTTTATAAGATCTATCGTCTGGCTAGCAGTTTCCCGCTGAGCATCTGCACTCTGACAAAAGAAGCATatgttaatatttgatatagaTCACCAAAAAAGTTGTTATATGTTAGATTTATCTACCTGCAAATGATCTCCTATTTTTGCAGCGGTCTGTCCAACACTTGAAATACGACCGTCCAACCTTGCAAAGCTCTCAAACAGACCGTCCACACCCTTCTCTATCTAGAAAGAGAAATCAATTACCATTTGAAGAAAGGATCGTGGTATCAGTTATTCATCAGGCAGTAATCCATGTAGCCAAGAAATTGAATCAAAGTAGTAGTGTTGGTCTGCCAACCTCAGTCAGTGTCTTCCGGTGTTTGGCATCTTGGGTTGAAACTTCCTTCTTCAGTGTATTGAGCCTTCCATCAACCTTCCAAAATATTTCAGATATGAGAAGGATGAAATGAAACAACAAGGGCTTGTCATGGATGCAGACCCAAGACACTCACCTGCTTCCGAAGATCAACAAGCTCCTTGCAAGCATCTTTGAACAGAGACAAAAGACCATCTACTTCAGGGAAAAAAGGAGCAGAAGACAAAGGAGTAGACTGCCCACGTAAATGCCCATTTGCCAAACCATCAACATTAGCAACGTTGCCATGACCATCCCCagaatctgcttcttcttctaggAAAGACGGCAAGAGGTCGTTTACCAGGTTCCCAAATAATGCATCAAATGAAAAATCACCCTGCGAGTGaccaaataatcaaaatctctcatgatttataaaagtaaaagaaaaaaagcaattaGCAACAAATCCTTACCTTGAAGTCTTCAATgtcaagaaacagaggaacagaGTTAGCAGAGGACGATCTGGGTCCTCTTGCTCTGATTCCTTCTGTCATCTgcttaaaaccaaaacaaaaacagaaaaattcaaagaagtGAAGAATCTAAGTCTGACAGATCATACATGAAACATTCAATAAATAGGAGAAGATGAGGGAGAAGCGTACGATGCTGGAtacttttaaatcaaaattacagTAGCATATATAATCTCAGTTAAGTAATCACTGGTAATCGCTGATTTCGCCGGCGAATGCAACAAATTTAGAGCAAAAAGACGAACAATCTCGCGGAGAACGAGACGAGAAAGGAGAAATCTAGTATCGAGCAACTTACCGGCGGTGGACGACGAGATCTAGACGGCGGAATCCGGTTACTGCAGGGAGAGAAAGACGGAGAAATAGAGAGACCGGTCTACAATGACGGAGTTGGggatttttccttcttttttcttttcacaactACGACGAGCTTCCAGATGAGCTGAGCTGttaaatttcattattattttacgTGTTCTTTTTTCCCGGTTTAAACCGCAaccggtttaagtttttttttttttttttttttttataaaaactgttATCAgttagtttgaactttgaaatttttggttcgTTGATTCACATACTTcatcacacacacaagaatataATCGAACTATATGCCACAGAGGGAATGAATAGCAGCAATTAAAttcaagcaaaaaaagaaacatttgggAGGCAATAAACAATTATCTCATGAAAAACTTTAATCTTCATAAAATTAACGGCAAAGTCATACATAAACGGGCGGTGTTAATTATAGAGAGAGTTTCAGATTCACATATCGTAAACAATCAATGAGCCTTTGAACATACTTATGGTCTCAAAAGCATTGTAACCTCACTATCGACTGTTATAAATAGAGAGAGCTCAAAGCAATGGAAGTAATATCCAAAAGGTGAGTAAATCTGAGTCGAGCAGAATGGCCACCATTGTTTCTCCTCCACATTTCTCCCCCGTTGAAGATGCTGAAAACATCAACAAGGCTTGTCAAGGTTCTTCTACTTTATAGACTAATGTGTTTCAAAAAATTATGTGGTTCAAGTTTCCTTCTATTTCCTTTTAttcatcttcttcccttttttattTGGGATTTAGGATGGGGTACCGATGAAAAGGCCATCATCTCCATCCTAGGACACCGGAATTTGTTCCAGAGGAAACTCATAAGACAAGCTTATCAGGAGATATACCATGAGGATCTCATTCACCAGCTCAAATCTGAGCTCTCTGGCGACTTTGAGGTGTAGATTATATATCAATATGCTCTACTCTATTTTGATAATCCATAACACGTAACTTTCATGGAACAAATATCTGTTACCTGCAGAGAGCTGTTTGCTTGTGGGTCTTGGATCCTCCAGAGAGAGATGCTCTTTTGGCTAACTTGGCTCTTCAAAAGCCTATTCCTGACTACAAGGTTCTTGTCGAAATTGCCTGCATGAGATTCCCTGAAGATCTATTAGCTGCTAGACGTGCTTACCGTTCCCTCTACAAGCGTTCTCTTGAGGAAGACTTGGCCTCCCGTACTATTGGCGACATCAGGAGAGtgagtaattttaattttccagatgttttcttcttgtcttgacTTGATCTCCAACGCTTGGGGATTTTTGATATATACACAGCTCTTGGTTGCAATGGCGTCTGCCTATAAATATGATGGAGAGGAAATTGATGAGATGCTTGCACAGTCAGAGGCTGGGATTCTTCATGATGAAATCCTTGGTAAGGCTGTTGAACATGAAGAAACGATCACGGTGTTAAGTACAAGAAGCAACATGCAGCTTAGCGCAATCTTCAATCGCTACAAGGATATATATGGCGGCAGATCGATCACTAAGGTATACAAACAACACGTAGAAATCAAGTTATGTTCTAATTGATGACTAATCTCAGATAAAGCAATCAATGGGAAAAGTTTAGACAAGAATAAAAAGACTTTTGGAATCAATTTTAGGGGAATAGAGTAATCATACCAGTATTTCTTCATGACGATATTCATAATGAAACCTTTGATGACCAGGATCTCCTCAATCACCCTACAAATGAGTACCTGAGTGCACTACGCGCAGCCATCAGGTGCATTAAAAACCCTACCCGGTATTACTCAAAGGGAAGATACAACAATAGTTTTCAGAtgtgattttgtaatttatcCCAATGGTATTTATATCTCTTTTGCACCTAGGTGTTGCGCAACTCAATCAATACAGTGGGGACTGATGAAGATGCTCTGAACCGTGTGATTGTCACACGAGCAGAAAAGGACCTGAAGAAGATCAGTGAGCTGTATCTCAAGCGGAACGATGTGAGTCTCGATCAAGCCATAGCTAAAGAGACATCAGGGGACTACAAGTCTTTTCTTCTAGCCTTGCTAGGACATGGAGAAACTTAGAGTTCAGCCTCAACTTAAAAACCTTAAAACAGTAgcatttcttctaatttctaGTATTGtatggaataaaaatatattgaactCTGAAGCAATAATAAAGTTGATGTTTGAAGCTTCctcaattagtttttttttttttttggacaaagctTCCTCaattagttattttgtatagcTATTCAAGGAATTACATAATTGTCTCTTATAGGATACAAAGAAACTATACAAACTCACTGAAGATCAGGGAAACATGCACATGAATGAAGTTCGTTCCTTCTCAGCCTGAGCGTATAAAGGCCGCAGCAATACCAGCAACAACCCCTACAGCAGTAACAGCAATTCCAACGCCAATAACACCATCTGCTTTCAGAAATCAGACGagagttaaaagagaaaataggTGAAGATTTAAAAGGACGATGAAGACACATGACAGAACAGTATCATTACCTTTCACAATGTGGTCCTCTATAGCCTTTTTAAGTGTCTGAGCCTGTCCGGACTCCGGTTCAACCTAAAACCACAGTAAGAAAAAGAACGCATAGATGAATTACATCAACAATAATAAGATTCTCTGGAGTTATCCATGGATCAGATGATCATCAAACCTCCAAACAACGTTCGATACAATCCCGGCTTCTTGAATAGTCACCGCTTCGATAGTAACCAACAGCAAGGAGATAAAGCTTCTCCCTGAGTTTCATTGCACTTGTATCATTAACAACCGAACCTGCAAAATCAATAACTTGAATCAAACCATCCACCTTTGGAAGAATATTAAAGGTAGCTGTTTTAATTTAACAGATTAAAACATAAGCTAGTATTTATTTTACCTTCAATCATAGCTACGCCACGCTGTATATCACCAGGCATCTTAGAATGAACAAGAGCCCATGAAAGACGCATGATGCACTCCTTCGTACGTCCTTCGTCTTTAGCTTTCTGAGCCTCTGCAAGTTCTTTCTCACAGCCCtgaggattaaaaaaaataaactaatccatGCCACACCAGAGAtggaaaaatcaaaggaaaacaCTTATTTCATCCCCACACCTAAAAATAAAGCAAGCAACGCGAGAGATATCCAAAATCCGAAGTTAGCTATGGAACAATTGAAAATTGGCGGTGTTTACGCGGTCAAATTAGAGGAACCATCATAAAAACTTACGGAGATGATGTCGGTATCGCACAAGGGGAACTCATCGGAGAAACCAGAGGCAGCGCCGGATATGAAGTCTGAGACGGAACCGAAAACCTTCCCTATCGCCGCGTCCATTTTTCCTGTCGCAGCTCCCAGATATTTTTCCTTTCCGAGTTTTCTTAATCCTTCTCTCGCGTTTCTTTCTCCCCCTTGACAATAAAATTGACCGAGATCAATGaatgtttttggttaatatatataaataagagtttttaacctttatatatatatattttctttccagaaaaataatatagatttttatggatattataataaaaaaaaacagcagaTTCTTAAACGAAATAATATTTAAtctttcttatgattttttgaTACACACGTTTGTTTATCACACGTTCATATTTACCCCGTCTTGTCTCCAACATTCAGGATTTTAATTAGGGAAAATACATATGCACTTTGACATGAATAGCTAACATTCGGAAAAACATCTCCTAAACACAAACAACAGAGAGTAGTTACAGTAAAATACCTTTTAAAGGCTTAGAGCATGCTAGTGGGATAGCCGGATAGGTACCTCTGATAGCAAACTGTGGAAAAATTGTATGTGTTGAGACTTGGGATTGGGAAGACGAAGAAGTGCTCCTAGGCTAGGAGCGGACCTGGCGGGAAGATATATTGTATACGTATACCATAGATTGGCAGCAGAAAGGTAACAAACAACACATTGAGAGTAAAATAGTC is drawn from Camelina sativa cultivar DH55 chromosome 8, Cs, whole genome shotgun sequence and contains these coding sequences:
- the LOC104705510 gene encoding exocyst complex component SEC10-like, which codes for MTEGIRARGPRSSSANSVPLFLDIEDFKGDFSFDALFGNLVNDLLPSFLEEEADSGDGHGNVANVDGLANGHLRGQSTPLSSAPFFPEVDGLLSLFKDACKELVDLRKQVDGRLNTLKKEVSTQDAKHRKTLTEIEKGVDGLFESFARLDGRISSVGQTAAKIGDHLQSADAQRETASQTIDLIKYLMEFNGSPGDLMELSALFSDDSRVAEAASIAQKLRSFAEEDIGRQGAGTAAGNATPGRGLEVAVANLQDYCNELENRLLSRFDAASQRRDLSTMSECAKILSQFNRGTSAMQHYVATRPMFIDVEVMNSDIRLVLGDHGSQPSPSNVARGLSALYKEITDTVRKEAATITAVFPAPNEVMAILVQRVLEQRVTGILDKILAKPSLMSPPSVQEGGLLLYLRMLAVAYERTRELAKDLRAVGCGDLDVEDLTESLFSSHKDEYPEHEQASLKQLYQAKMEELRAESHQVSESSGTIGRSRGASVSSSQQQLSVTVVTEFVRWNEEAITRCTLFSSQPATLAVNVKAIFTCQLDQVSVYITEGLERARDGLSEAAALRERFVLGTSVSRRVAAAAASAAEAAAAAGESSFKSFMVAVQRCGSSVAIVQQYFANSISRLLLPVDGAHAASCEEMSTALSKAEAAAYKGLQQCIETVMAEVDRLLSSEQKSTDYRSPDDGIAPDHRPTNACMRVVAYLSRVLESAFTALEGLNKQAFLTELGNRLEKLLLTHWQKFTFNPSGGLQLKRDLNEYVVFVKSFGAPSVDEKFELLRIIANVFIVAPDSLPTLFEGSPSIRKDAQRFIQLREDYKSAKLATKLSSLWPSMS
- the LOC104705511 gene encoding mitochondrial fission 1 protein B is translated as MDAAIGKVFGSVSDFISGAASGFSDEFPLCDTDIISGCEKELAEAQKAKDEGRTKECIMRLSWALVHSKMPGDIQRGVAMIEGSVVNDTSAMKLREKLYLLAVGYYRSGDYSRSRDCIERCLEVEPESGQAQTLKKAIEDHIVKDGVIGVGIAVTAVGVVAGIAAAFIRSG
- the LOC104709102 gene encoding annexin D8-like; this translates as MRFPEDLLAARRAYRSLYKRSLEEDLASRTIGDIRRLLVAMASAYKYDGEEIDEMLAQSEAGILHDEILGKAVEHEETITVLSTRSNMQLSAIFNRYKDIYGGRSITKVLRNSINTVGTDEDALNRVIVTRAEKDLKKISELYLKRNDVSLDQAIAKETSGDYKSFLLALLGHGET